The Verrucomicrobiota bacterium DNA segment TTGTCATGACCGCACTGCCCGGAATATATTTGACGATCCGGTTGCTGGCACTGTTGGCTACATAAATGTTTTGATCCGGACCGACCACCGCAGACATTGGTTCCCATAGTCCGCTACCGATCACCGTATCCACCTGCTGGGCGAGCGCTTCCATCGTCACGAATACGCTCAGCAAAACTGCCAGGATAATTTTAAGTTTCATGGTCTTCATCGGTTTAAATTGTTATTGCGTTGGTGCTCATGCATCCGGTCCCGTATCATTACGGATTCACCTTGATTCGGAAGAAACGTGTGCCTGTCCGGTTGGTGTCCGTAATCAGCACCTGCTGATAATCGCCGCTGCCGATCACATTGGAAACAGTGTTCCAGCCGCCGAACGGCTGGTTAAGCGACTCAATCGTGTACGATTTTTGCGGGGCAGACAGCCAACGCAATACCACGTTGCGGCTGGTGCGAACCCCTGTTGGCACAGCACTCATTTGCAACTTGGACGTGTTATCCATCGGGTTGGTCCCCATCAAGTATTCGAGCCAATTCGGCACCCCATCATGATCGGGATCAGCATTCCAAAGCGCATTGGTGGAATCCACTGAACCGAAGAACCGCACCTTCCATTCATCCGAAATAACATCACGCATTGCGGGCGCGGCCACCCCGACATAGACCAAGCCGGGAAGGGTTTCAATCGCGGGATCTTCGGCTGGCACCACCGTCTCATTACCGCCGCTGACAGTCGGGAGACGCACCCGGTAGGCCTGACCAACCGGGGCGGTCAGCGGCACTTGGAACTGCACATATCCCAGTAGGTTGCTGCCGATCAACGGCGCGGCAAACTGACTCCATACCGCATACGCCTGCGCTTGTTCTAGTCTGCCACTCTCATACAACTGGTTCTGAGCCGGCACAAACGTCACAGGAGTGGTCACCGCCGGTCCCGATCCAACTGGCTCAACGGCGGTCCGCAACAACAGCCCAGTCAATGCTTTACCTGAAGCTATTGTGGCCGAAATCGGAACCAGTACCGTCTGGCCAGGGGCCACATTCCCCAATACGTCGCCAATCATCTGCACCTGCCGTGACCATACCTCACCCAAAGGCAGTGCCGGACTACGGCGCGGCATTTTAGAGGCACCAGCCAAATTTGTAACCACACGACTGCCACCGGACCATTCCCGCCAAAGATTCGTATTGTTGTTTAAACCATAAACCCGCCTCAAAATGGTTTTCCAGTCCAAAAAACGAATATCCCCATCGCCACCAACGATGCCCGGTCCATCCTCGGGAAATACGTCCATGGCATTATACGCGTCGCTTTCCATGGGTGGTATCCGTATTCCTAACGCGGCCATATAGATGGCATTCACGTCCGCCAAGTTGTTGTTAGTGCGGACCGTATCACCAAACTCACCTGCATTATACCAACCACGCGGCACAACATTACCAACCATATAGCCGGGGTTCCCAACTTGGATGGTTGTGCCACTAGAGAACAAGGGAATATCCCTGCCTGCGCCATCCAACGCGGTAGCCGAAACGGTAATCGTGTACGTATCGCCATTGGCCGCATTAGCCGGAATCGGTATGGATATCAAGTTAAGCACGCCAAAATTTTGAATTTGCCCCCCCAGCGCATTGCCAAGGGCAGCCACCACAATGTACCGACTGGCAGGACCAGTGCCTGAATCTACAATCGGAAGATTGGCTCCCACCAAACCGGCAACGGGAATAAAATCGTTGGTGGTCAAAGCCACCACCTTGAACTGATTGTTTATCGGTTTTCCGTTGCTCCAGCTAACCGATAGGTAATAGGAAACCGACTGAACGAGTACTCCAGGAGTCAGATTTACCACCAACGGCAGCATCATGGTGGAACCGGCACCCGCCACATAGCTGCCATTCACACTGGACGGGATGCCAATGGAATT contains these protein-coding regions:
- a CDS encoding chitobiase/beta-hexosaminidase C-terminal domain-containing protein produces the protein MKITASAPQYPARRRARGWVPGLCLFLAFAVIDAMAQPKVETIAGASKATPAGPFSGSADGGNFTGARFNSPSGIAVDLQGNLIVADTGNGKVRKIFPPTSAGQTITLLSGLTGVNTPMGVAVDRWGTLYVLTKNHIRSYDTNLNFLKTNVSGLVNATAFAMDGSTNFYVSETNASVLLRTIKRFAITNSAMSNLVVTNFVMPMGVAILDSGRVVVSDAGANAIKFFDPTNKVLSANVLAGGSTNGVLNGAGFIDGPGALAAFRAPQGIAKAPNGSILVADRDNHRVRLVKPDGYTSTFYGVSTNYWTNCTTCSPMLLRGWVDGTVDLQNSTTNRPAARSPQAVVVTPSGDAFTAENYYHIIRRASGGGLATGGGGGGGTTNAVAAPVFTPNSGYFPNGQTIFINSTLPDVFYTMDGTVPTTNSLRVSMVGNLGSIRWANSTNDLTALQVRAYDGTNASAVVAGIPSTVNSIGIPSSVNGSYVAGAGSTMMLPLVVNLTPGVLVQSVSYYLSVSWSNGKPINNQFKVVALTTNDFIPVAGLVGANLPIVDSGTGPASRYIVVAALGNALGGQIQNFGVLNLISIPIPANAANGDTYTITVSATALDGAGRDIPLFSSGTTIQVGNPGYMVGNVVPRGWYNAGEFGDTVRTNNNLADVNAIYMAALGIRIPPMESDAYNAMDVFPEDGPGIVGGDGDIRFLDWKTILRRVYGLNNNTNLWREWSGGSRVVTNLAGASKMPRRSPALPLGEVWSRQVQMIGDVLGNVAPGQTVLVPISATIASGKALTGLLLRTAVEPVGSGPAVTTPVTFVPAQNQLYESGRLEQAQAYAVWSQFAAPLIGSNLLGYVQFQVPLTAPVGQAYRVRLPTVSGGNETVVPAEDPAIETLPGLVYVGVAAPAMRDVISDEWKVRFFGSVDSTNALWNADPDHDGVPNWLEYLMGTNPMDNTSKLQMSAVPTGVRTSRNVVLRWLSAPQKSYTIESLNQPFGGWNTVSNVIGSGDYQQVLITDTNRTGTRFFRIKVNP